Proteins from a genomic interval of Rhodothermus marinus:
- a CDS encoding MotA/TolQ/ExbB proton channel family protein, giving the protein MVLLQAVSLPTDTLSAMAPPATSMSLLDILVQGGWIMIPIGLLSLLTIYLIVERLITVQRAKIDPRQIMDRVRDYVEAGDIRGALAYCEAQDKPITRILRRGLERLGRPIAEIRDAVEAAGKYEAFELEKRMDILASIAGIAPMLGFLGTVTGMIEAFQQIQNLQGNVNPSVLAGGIWEALLTTAFGLVVGILALFGHNFLLTRINRLVNDMERSATDFIDLLQEPVPRPRRQPETLL; this is encoded by the coding sequence ATGGTGCTGCTGCAAGCCGTCTCGTTGCCGACCGACACGTTGAGCGCAATGGCGCCGCCCGCCACTTCCATGTCGCTGCTCGACATCCTGGTGCAGGGCGGGTGGATCATGATTCCCATCGGGCTGCTCTCGCTGCTTACCATCTACCTGATCGTCGAGCGCCTCATCACCGTGCAGCGCGCCAAAATCGATCCCCGTCAGATCATGGACCGCGTGCGCGACTACGTGGAGGCCGGCGACATCCGGGGCGCGCTGGCCTACTGCGAGGCGCAGGACAAGCCCATCACGCGCATCCTCCGCCGGGGCCTGGAGCGGCTGGGTCGCCCGATCGCAGAGATCCGCGATGCCGTCGAGGCGGCCGGCAAGTACGAGGCATTCGAACTGGAAAAGCGCATGGACATCCTGGCCAGCATCGCGGGCATTGCTCCCATGCTGGGGTTTCTCGGTACGGTAACCGGGATGATCGAAGCTTTCCAGCAGATCCAGAACCTGCAGGGCAACGTAAATCCCAGCGTGCTGGCCGGCGGCATCTGGGAGGCGCTGCTCACCACGGCATTCGGTCTGGTGGTGGGTATCCTGGCGTTGTTCGGGCACAACTTTCTACTGACGCGCATCAACCGGCTCGTCAACGACATGGAGCGGTCCGCCACGGACTTCATCGACCTGCTCCAGGAGCCGGTGCCGCGCCCGCGCCGTCAACCTGAAACCCTGCTCTGA
- a CDS encoding ExbD/TolR family protein produces the protein MPLNFSTSRKPLTTFALAGLADIVLLLLIFFLLTSSFIPQFGIRVNLPRVEAGAPTQARYVTVVITEDGRFYVEQQQVAREDLLSTLRAVRGDRNTLVLRADRKATVDQFAYVASAAKALGMTILMATERADVSPRR, from the coding sequence ATGCCGCTGAATTTTTCCACCTCGCGCAAGCCGCTGACCACGTTCGCGCTGGCCGGACTGGCCGACATCGTGCTGTTGCTGCTGATTTTCTTCCTGCTCACCTCCAGCTTCATTCCCCAGTTCGGCATTCGCGTCAACCTGCCGCGCGTCGAAGCCGGAGCGCCCACGCAGGCCCGATATGTCACCGTCGTGATCACCGAGGACGGCCGCTTTTATGTCGAGCAGCAGCAGGTGGCCCGTGAGGACCTGCTCAGCACGCTGCGGGCCGTCAGGGGCGACCGGAATACGCTCGTGCTTCGCGCCGACCGCAAGGCGACCGTTGATCAGTTCGCCTACGTGGCCAGCGCGGCCAAAGCGCTCGGTATGACGATCCTGATGGCCACCGAGCGCGCCGATGTGAGCCCGCGGCGCTGA
- a CDS encoding PfkB family carbohydrate kinase produces the protein MSILVVGTVALDSVETPFGAAHRLLGGSATYLALAARYFWPEVRLVAVVGRDFPEAYRQVLQQAGVDLEGLVVNAQEDTFAWGGRYHYDLNERDTLYTHLNALATFDPVLPDSYRDSQIVCLGNLDPRLQQRVLDQVKAPAFVICDTMNYWIEHTPEALRAVLRRVDCLVVNDAEARQLAAEPNLIRAARKIQAMGPRIVIIKKGEHGALLFFEEEIFSAPAYPLEDVFDPTGAGDTFAGAMAGFLATQQCFDEAALRQAVIYGSALASFVVERFGPERLLALTPEEIARRVTAFRRLTMFPEVDLQTLALPGLNHAT, from the coding sequence GTGAGCATTCTGGTCGTCGGAACCGTCGCGCTCGATTCGGTCGAAACGCCCTTTGGCGCCGCACACCGATTGCTGGGCGGAAGCGCCACGTATCTGGCGCTGGCCGCGCGCTACTTCTGGCCTGAGGTGCGCCTGGTGGCCGTCGTCGGCCGCGATTTCCCCGAAGCCTACCGGCAGGTGCTCCAGCAGGCCGGGGTCGATCTGGAAGGGCTTGTCGTCAATGCGCAGGAAGACACCTTTGCCTGGGGCGGACGCTATCATTACGATCTGAACGAACGCGACACGCTCTACACGCACCTGAACGCACTGGCCACGTTCGATCCCGTTTTGCCCGATTCTTATCGTGATAGCCAGATCGTCTGCCTGGGCAATCTCGATCCGCGGCTGCAGCAGCGCGTGCTCGATCAGGTCAAAGCGCCCGCGTTTGTGATCTGTGATACGATGAATTACTGGATCGAGCATACGCCCGAGGCGCTTCGGGCCGTGCTGCGTCGCGTCGATTGCCTGGTGGTCAACGACGCCGAGGCGCGCCAGCTGGCTGCCGAGCCCAACCTGATCCGGGCCGCCCGCAAGATCCAGGCGATGGGCCCGCGGATTGTCATTATCAAAAAAGGTGAGCACGGCGCGCTTTTGTTTTTCGAAGAAGAAATCTTCAGCGCGCCGGCCTATCCGCTCGAAGACGTGTTCGATCCCACCGGAGCAGGGGATACGTTCGCCGGAGCGATGGCGGGCTTTCTGGCCACGCAGCAGTGTTTCGACGAGGCGGCGTTGCGGCAGGCGGTTATCTACGGAAGCGCGCTGGCCTCGTTCGTCGTCGAACGCTTCGGACCGGAACGATTGCTGGCGCTCACACCGGAGGAGATCGCCCGGCGCGTGACGGCCTTCCGACGGCTTACCATGTTTCCGGAAGTGGACCTGCAGACGCTTGCGTTGCCGGGACTGAACCATGCAACCTGA
- a CDS encoding SPOR domain-containing protein translates to MPASLIQQLAERLGCTPEAAEAAFRAYVASLQEQLEREGRASLPGLGHLVRSEEGLRFEPDASLVQAVNHRFAGLEPVVVEPPSAQAYRKTEVVPPEGEETEASKELETAEEVSTSPFYEVEPETPRVEVPPPEAESPEEVEEAASAVEEAPAAPTPEPEPEPEPEAPAESEEPTPPPSPEPSLRPPRPPRFRVEEERRRGLPVWVPAALLIVVLGAVAVWFLLFSRPSEPEVVPPAPSQAEVQPTTPPETTAAAAPPAADTAVETSTPTAEAPPPPAPPAPGDYALIVGSVTSQTAAERIAERFRRALAERGLPVTIVATTTGGTTRYRVAVGRYGSPEEALAAKRQLGNVLPPDAWVFRVPSTTQ, encoded by the coding sequence ATGCCCGCGTCGCTGATTCAACAGCTGGCCGAACGACTCGGCTGTACCCCTGAAGCCGCCGAGGCGGCGTTTCGCGCGTACGTTGCCAGCCTCCAGGAGCAACTGGAACGGGAGGGTCGGGCCAGTCTGCCCGGCCTGGGCCATCTGGTCCGCAGCGAAGAAGGTCTGCGGTTCGAGCCGGACGCATCCCTGGTGCAAGCCGTCAACCATCGCTTCGCCGGCCTGGAGCCTGTCGTTGTAGAGCCGCCCTCGGCGCAGGCGTATCGCAAAACGGAAGTTGTTCCTCCGGAGGGTGAGGAAACGGAAGCAAGCAAAGAACTAGAAACAGCGGAAGAGGTCTCCACCTCCCCTTTCTACGAGGTGGAGCCTGAGACGCCCCGTGTCGAGGTGCCTCCTCCTGAAGCAGAAAGCCCGGAAGAAGTCGAAGAGGCGGCATCGGCCGTGGAAGAAGCGCCGGCAGCGCCGACTCCCGAACCCGAACCTGAGCCGGAACCGGAAGCCCCGGCCGAGTCGGAAGAGCCAACGCCACCGCCCTCGCCAGAACCCTCGCTGAGACCCCCACGGCCTCCTCGTTTTCGCGTCGAAGAGGAGCGGCGTCGCGGGTTGCCCGTCTGGGTTCCGGCTGCATTACTTATTGTGGTGCTCGGCGCCGTGGCCGTCTGGTTCCTGCTGTTTTCGCGTCCCTCGGAGCCGGAGGTCGTTCCTCCTGCACCGTCTCAGGCCGAAGTGCAGCCGACCACCCCGCCGGAAACGACCGCTGCCGCCGCCCCACCTGCCGCCGATACCGCTGTCGAAACGTCCACCCCGACCGCTGAAGCCCCACCACCGCCTGCTCCGCCGGCTCCCGGCGACTATGCGCTGATTGTCGGCTCAGTGACCAGCCAGACGGCCGCCGAGCGCATTGCGGAGCGTTTTCGCCGCGCGCTGGCCGAACGGGGCCTGCCGGTCACTATCGTAGCCACCACGACAGGCGGAACCACCCGATACCGGGTGGCGGTTGGACGGTATGGTTCACCGGAGGAAGCGCTGGCCGCCAAACGCCAACTCGGCAACGTGCTGCCTCCGGATGCCTGGGTGTTTCGGGTACCTTCCACCACGCAATAA
- a CDS encoding tetratricopeptide repeat protein, translated as MLRIIGRLCTLSMLFLGPVALQAQPAPPGPAVSFAHALALHSDGFYTLSAQTFAQFRSTYPDDPRVPEALFYEAEARLALGQTDEAAALLRVFAARYPTHPLVYEAQLALGKYFFDTGRYEEARQAFSQALRPGVPAAQAARALFWMAESAQRLGRPAEAIGYYRRLADTYPNTRLAPQALLAMAYTQVEIGAYDEAVRTFEVLAARYPNAPEARGLGLALAQVYYELGDYRRAIDEVQRRLPDLKGEAQQQAWLLLAESYNQLRDSENAIVYYRRVLEDPDSPYYRRALYGLAWNYYFEGVYQWAADHFRQVREGRRDTLAMKATYYEAVCRKLAREPQQALELFRTVVLEWPDSPLAPHAQYELALLLYEMRRWEEAHDAFDFLVRTYPDSELLGDALRMRGYTAIALGRFDEAYESFDRAVALQAASPQLRTEIAFQKAWLQYRQQNYAAASEAFLELYRQDPRGPKAGDALFWAAESFYQLGRLDRAEALFRDYLRSFPDGAHVEAAHYALGWVYFRQQRYEAAIQAFQQFLRAYRRTEEAVPYRLDALLRLADSYYALKRYPEAIRYYRQAAAEGESDYALYQIGQAYYNAGNYEEALRTFNRLLDEHPESTWREEALYQIGYIHFLNQEYDQAIAAYRRLLELAPNDPLAAKAQYGIGDALFNAGRLEAAVNAYKRVLERYPQSPFVADAATSIHFALIAAGNEARAQALIDSFATAYPDSRIVDELRFRRAEALYRSGRSEEAIRTLEAFVRGSHAPDLMGEALYYLATLYAEQERYDEAERTLQQLLAAYAEHRRVPEALLLLGNVQLKQERYEAALVSFRRLASLASERSDLLARALYGQSVALLELGRFSEARQTLAQARSRFPEDGQPAILLLGQARLAEAEGRPDEAERLYRAVVGRAQDEAGAEALYRLGELLLRRGDPHRAIEELSRLPTLFPGYPEWLARGYLAQARAFLALGQRGEATRLYDLVISEFPNTSFARIAAQEKARL; from the coding sequence ATGCTGCGCATCATCGGGCGGCTCTGCACGCTGAGTATGCTGTTCCTCGGCCCCGTGGCGCTGCAGGCGCAGCCTGCGCCGCCGGGTCCGGCCGTTTCGTTCGCCCATGCCCTGGCGCTGCACAGCGACGGGTTCTACACGCTCTCGGCCCAGACGTTCGCGCAGTTTCGGAGCACGTACCCGGACGATCCGCGGGTCCCCGAAGCGCTGTTTTACGAAGCCGAGGCGCGGCTGGCCCTGGGACAGACCGACGAGGCGGCCGCCCTGCTCCGCGTCTTCGCCGCCCGCTACCCGACCCATCCGCTGGTCTACGAGGCTCAGCTTGCCCTGGGCAAGTACTTTTTCGACACGGGCCGCTATGAGGAAGCCCGCCAGGCCTTCAGCCAGGCCCTGCGCCCCGGCGTGCCCGCCGCACAGGCTGCCCGGGCGTTGTTCTGGATGGCCGAGTCGGCACAGCGGCTGGGACGTCCGGCCGAGGCCATCGGGTACTATCGACGGCTGGCCGACACGTACCCGAACACGCGGCTGGCCCCGCAGGCGCTGCTGGCAATGGCCTACACGCAGGTGGAGATCGGCGCCTACGACGAGGCCGTCCGCACTTTCGAGGTGCTGGCTGCACGCTATCCCAATGCACCGGAAGCCCGAGGGCTGGGCCTGGCACTGGCACAGGTTTACTACGAGCTGGGCGATTACCGCCGCGCCATCGACGAAGTACAACGCCGCCTGCCCGACCTGAAAGGCGAGGCGCAGCAACAGGCCTGGCTGCTGCTGGCCGAGTCCTACAACCAGCTCCGCGACAGCGAAAACGCCATCGTCTACTACCGCCGCGTGCTGGAAGACCCCGACAGCCCCTACTACCGCCGGGCGCTCTACGGTCTGGCCTGGAATTACTACTTCGAGGGCGTTTACCAGTGGGCGGCCGACCACTTCCGCCAGGTGCGCGAAGGCCGGCGCGACACGCTCGCCATGAAGGCCACCTACTACGAGGCGGTCTGTCGCAAGCTGGCCCGCGAGCCACAACAGGCGCTGGAGCTGTTCCGAACCGTCGTGCTCGAATGGCCCGACAGTCCGCTGGCGCCACATGCGCAGTATGAGTTGGCCCTGCTGCTCTACGAGATGCGCCGGTGGGAGGAAGCACACGACGCGTTCGACTTTCTCGTGCGCACCTACCCCGACAGCGAGCTGCTCGGTGACGCGCTCCGGATGCGCGGCTACACGGCCATCGCGCTCGGTCGCTTCGATGAAGCCTACGAGAGCTTCGACCGAGCCGTTGCCCTGCAGGCCGCCTCGCCGCAACTCCGCACCGAGATTGCTTTTCAGAAAGCCTGGCTTCAGTACCGCCAGCAGAACTACGCCGCCGCCAGCGAGGCCTTTCTGGAACTGTACCGTCAGGATCCCCGAGGCCCTAAAGCCGGCGATGCCCTTTTCTGGGCGGCCGAAAGCTTCTACCAGCTGGGCCGGCTCGACCGCGCCGAAGCGCTCTTCCGCGACTACCTTCGAAGTTTTCCTGACGGCGCCCACGTCGAAGCCGCCCACTACGCGCTGGGCTGGGTCTACTTCCGCCAGCAGCGCTACGAAGCAGCCATTCAGGCCTTCCAGCAGTTTTTGCGAGCCTATCGCCGCACGGAAGAGGCCGTCCCCTACCGGCTCGACGCGCTGCTCCGGCTGGCCGACAGCTACTACGCGCTCAAGCGCTATCCCGAAGCCATCCGCTACTATCGCCAGGCGGCCGCCGAAGGCGAAAGCGACTATGCGCTCTACCAGATCGGCCAGGCCTACTACAACGCGGGCAACTACGAGGAAGCCCTGCGCACCTTCAACCGATTGCTGGACGAACACCCCGAAAGCACCTGGCGCGAGGAGGCGCTTTACCAGATCGGCTACATCCATTTTCTGAACCAGGAATACGATCAGGCCATTGCGGCCTACCGACGGCTGCTCGAACTGGCCCCGAACGATCCGCTGGCCGCCAAGGCGCAGTACGGGATCGGCGATGCACTCTTCAACGCGGGACGACTGGAAGCGGCCGTCAACGCCTACAAACGCGTGCTGGAACGTTATCCGCAGAGTCCGTTCGTGGCCGACGCCGCCACCAGCATCCACTTCGCGCTGATCGCCGCCGGCAACGAAGCGCGCGCCCAGGCGCTGATCGATTCGTTCGCCACGGCCTACCCGGATTCGCGTATCGTCGACGAACTGCGCTTCCGGCGGGCCGAGGCGCTCTACCGCAGCGGCCGCTCCGAGGAGGCCATCCGGACGCTTGAAGCCTTCGTGCGCGGAAGCCATGCGCCGGACCTGATGGGCGAGGCGCTCTACTACCTGGCCACGCTCTACGCGGAACAGGAGCGGTACGACGAGGCCGAGCGTACGCTGCAACAGCTGCTGGCCGCCTATGCCGAGCATCGAAGGGTGCCCGAGGCGCTGCTCCTGCTGGGCAATGTGCAATTGAAGCAGGAGCGCTACGAAGCCGCGCTGGTGAGCTTTCGACGGCTGGCCTCGCTGGCGTCGGAGCGCTCCGATCTGCTGGCCCGCGCCCTTTACGGCCAGAGCGTCGCGCTGCTGGAGCTGGGCCGCTTCTCCGAGGCGCGACAAACGCTGGCGCAGGCCCGGAGCCGCTTTCCAGAAGACGGTCAGCCCGCCATCCTGCTGCTCGGTCAGGCACGGCTGGCCGAAGCCGAGGGCCGTCCGGACGAAGCGGAGCGCCTCTACCGGGCGGTGGTCGGCCGCGCCCAGGACGAAGCCGGCGCCGAGGCGCTCTATCGCCTCGGGGAACTACTGCTGCGCCGGGGCGACCCGCATCGGGCCATCGAAGAGCTGAGCCGCCTGCCCACCCTCTTCCCGGGCTATCCGGAATGGCTGGCCCGTGGCTATCTGGCCCAGGCGCGGGCCTTCCTTGCGCTCGGACAGCGCGGCGAAGCTACCCGCCTCTACGATCTGGTCATCAGTGAATTTCCCAACACGTCGTTTGCACGCATTGCCGCCCAGGAAAAAGCCCGGTTGTAA
- a CDS encoding HDOD domain-containing protein yields METTLTLEGQRALDVAETEALLRSVLIPPRPTLLVAVLEEQGKPDPDLDRIAELISEDVALAASTLKLVNSPLFGLARPVVDIRHAVRMLGLKNISGLITGLLLHQAFRNLRGAFMERFWRRAEVMARTTALIARWCPRVPREEAYALGLFCDCGVPLLLQQFPAYPGVYEAAEREAHLRPFIELEHERLRTDHAAAGFLLARTWKLPADLCQAILRHHDALDYYRREEPDPTVDKLALLLTAQHVLRLYAEQPPAAEWQAVGQSVLAYLGLEEATLFQLVRDLRELNEKAFEK; encoded by the coding sequence ATGGAAACGACGTTGACGCTGGAAGGACAACGGGCGCTGGATGTGGCGGAGACCGAGGCGTTGCTGCGCAGCGTGTTGATCCCGCCGCGTCCGACGCTGCTGGTGGCCGTGCTGGAAGAGCAGGGCAAGCCGGATCCCGACCTGGATCGCATTGCCGAACTGATCAGTGAAGACGTGGCGCTGGCCGCCAGCACGCTCAAGCTGGTGAATTCGCCGCTTTTCGGGCTGGCGCGTCCGGTAGTGGACATCCGGCACGCCGTGCGGATGCTCGGCCTGAAGAATATCTCCGGTCTGATCACCGGCCTGCTGCTGCATCAGGCGTTTCGCAACCTGCGGGGTGCCTTCATGGAACGTTTCTGGCGCCGGGCCGAAGTCATGGCCCGCACCACCGCGCTGATTGCGCGCTGGTGCCCCCGCGTCCCCCGCGAGGAAGCCTATGCGCTGGGGCTTTTCTGTGACTGTGGTGTGCCGCTCTTGCTGCAGCAATTTCCGGCCTATCCGGGCGTCTATGAAGCGGCCGAACGGGAGGCCCACCTGCGGCCGTTTATCGAGCTCGAACACGAGCGCCTGCGCACCGATCATGCGGCGGCCGGCTTTCTGCTGGCGCGTACCTGGAAGCTCCCCGCCGATCTCTGTCAGGCCATTCTGCGCCACCACGACGCGCTCGACTATTACCGGCGCGAGGAGCCTGATCCGACCGTCGATAAACTCGCCCTGCTGCTGACGGCGCAGCACGTGCTGCGGCTTTACGCCGAGCAGCCGCCCGCAGCCGAATGGCAGGCCGTGGGACAATCGGTGCTGGCCTATCTGGGACTGGAGGAAGCCACGCTGTTTCAACTGGTTCGGGATCTTCGCGAACTGAACGAGAAGGCATTCGAAAAATAA
- a CDS encoding HU family DNA-binding protein, with translation METPTPEQVAQALAELVQEALMRGESVHVPGLGTFYVDHRGSTTERLPDGRVVLHPPRDLPAFTPEAS, from the coding sequence ATGGAAACGCCCACTCCTGAACAGGTAGCCCAGGCACTGGCCGAACTGGTGCAGGAGGCCCTGATGCGTGGCGAGTCGGTGCACGTGCCCGGTCTCGGGACGTTCTACGTGGACCACCGCGGCAGCACGACCGAACGGCTGCCGGACGGCCGCGTGGTGCTACACCCGCCCCGCGATCTCCCCGCCTTTACGCCGGAAGCTTCCTGA
- a CDS encoding TonB-dependent receptor yields MPRFFRIFLLLSWAIAVPALAQVRDTAQVILPDLAPREVEIRGTLEISFPSLQRQPLIGFNPPPLVPQIPPDRQPYVEPYRQAAATLAPVSLKRPEPPAIATIGRGNPANGLFESTLGRYLTRSFNGYLEYPLAGGLTPYAALIYTGSSGFQPFADRSDLEAPYDLLDARTGLAYSGRLQAGLELGGFAHRYRLYSLVRDLTYSAPRREGQGGYVQLRVAPSAQDDLEGFFQVRLSSIRYATTYPAGFFGSQNPVERALLERRLDLSGALSYPFAAGTLSFDVQGHVAGIDPQAFLESDVRSLAVGATWQFAFGPTLQLTVGGRLLGLKAAPTNTRALYLSPVLELALFPASGTRLYVRQQPSLEAYRLDELLQETPVLDQPLIPQPALRSVDLEAGGDFFLGALRLQTAAGFTQAPLERYRYQIRRSFPPVVSVTRLNYAEQRRLYLRTEATLTLSAGLQGTLGLTFQQVNLQETNQRVPYEPTWLAHLLLSYRFAQQRGFVQLLGRYEGVRYAAFNRQYRLSPYLDLDLQATYQLTQAIGVVARLENLAPARYRTRWLYYPEPSAIFGAGMRIRW; encoded by the coding sequence ATGCCGCGATTTTTCAGGATTTTTCTGCTTCTGAGCTGGGCGATCGCCGTTCCGGCACTGGCTCAGGTGCGCGATACGGCGCAGGTCATCCTGCCGGACCTGGCCCCCCGTGAGGTGGAGATCCGGGGCACGCTGGAGATTTCGTTTCCTTCGTTGCAGCGCCAGCCGCTCATCGGCTTCAATCCGCCGCCGCTGGTGCCCCAGATTCCTCCGGATCGCCAGCCGTACGTGGAACCCTATCGCCAGGCGGCCGCCACTCTGGCACCGGTTTCCCTGAAGCGGCCGGAACCGCCTGCGATTGCCACGATCGGCCGCGGCAACCCGGCCAACGGCCTGTTCGAAAGCACCCTGGGGCGCTACCTGACCCGCTCGTTCAACGGCTATCTGGAGTATCCGCTGGCCGGAGGCCTCACGCCCTATGCCGCGCTCATCTACACGGGAAGCAGCGGCTTTCAGCCGTTTGCTGACCGCTCCGACCTGGAAGCCCCGTACGATCTGCTCGACGCCCGAACCGGCCTGGCCTACTCCGGCCGCCTGCAGGCGGGTCTGGAGCTGGGAGGCTTTGCCCACCGCTACCGCCTCTACAGCCTGGTGCGTGACCTGACCTACAGCGCGCCGCGCCGCGAAGGTCAGGGCGGTTACGTGCAACTCCGGGTAGCCCCTTCGGCCCAGGACGATCTGGAAGGCTTCTTTCAGGTACGGCTGAGCTCTATTCGCTATGCGACCACCTACCCGGCCGGTTTCTTCGGCAGCCAGAACCCTGTAGAACGGGCCCTGTTGGAGCGTCGGCTGGACCTGAGCGGAGCGCTCAGCTATCCGTTTGCCGCCGGCACGCTTTCGTTCGACGTGCAGGGGCACGTGGCCGGCATCGATCCACAGGCTTTTCTGGAGTCCGACGTGCGCTCACTGGCCGTCGGGGCCACCTGGCAATTTGCCTTCGGACCCACGCTGCAACTGACGGTAGGCGGCCGCCTGCTGGGCCTGAAGGCCGCGCCTACGAATACGCGGGCGCTTTACCTGTCGCCCGTGCTGGAACTGGCGCTGTTTCCGGCTTCCGGCACGCGGCTGTACGTGCGCCAGCAGCCATCGCTTGAGGCCTACCGGCTCGACGAGCTCCTGCAGGAAACGCCCGTGCTGGACCAGCCGCTCATTCCTCAGCCTGCGCTGCGTAGCGTCGATCTGGAAGCCGGCGGAGACTTCTTCCTGGGGGCGCTTCGTCTGCAGACGGCCGCGGGCTTCACGCAGGCCCCCTTAGAACGCTATCGCTACCAGATCCGCCGGTCCTTCCCGCCGGTCGTCTCGGTCACCCGCCTGAACTATGCCGAGCAGCGCCGTCTGTACCTTCGCACCGAGGCCACGCTGACCCTGTCCGCCGGCCTGCAGGGCACGCTGGGCCTGACGTTCCAGCAGGTCAATCTTCAGGAGACCAATCAACGCGTTCCCTACGAGCCGACCTGGCTGGCCCACCTGCTGCTGAGCTATCGGTTTGCGCAGCAGCGCGGCTTTGTTCAGTTACTGGGCCGCTACGAGGGCGTCCGCTATGCCGCGTTCAACCGCCAGTATCGACTATCGCCTTATCTGGACCTGGACCTGCAGGCCACCTATCAGCTCACACAGGCCATCGGCGTAGTTGCTCGGCTGGAGAACCTGGCACCGGCCCGTTACCGCACCCGCTGGCTTTATTACCCGGAGCCTTCGGCCATCTTCGGCGCGGGCATGAGAATTCGCTGGTAG
- the folB gene encoding dihydroneopterin aldolase — translation MQPDQASTSIIPVAPGQSRGIVRLVNAVFYAHHGVTQEEHRIGGRYEVDVAMELNVEEAARTDALEKTVDYEGVYRLVREVVTGNKFYLIERLAYRIAHQILEAYPIVEAVEVTVRKPNPPVGGACDRAEVTYSCRRA, via the coding sequence ATGCAACCTGACCAGGCTTCGACTTCCATCATACCGGTAGCGCCGGGCCAGTCGCGCGGTATTGTGCGCCTGGTCAACGCCGTTTTCTACGCGCACCACGGGGTCACGCAAGAAGAGCACCGCATCGGCGGGCGCTACGAGGTGGATGTGGCCATGGAGTTGAACGTGGAGGAGGCGGCCCGGACCGATGCGCTGGAGAAGACCGTAGACTACGAGGGCGTCTATCGCTTAGTGCGCGAGGTGGTTACCGGGAACAAGTTCTATCTGATCGAACGGTTGGCCTACAGGATTGCGCATCAGATCCTGGAGGCCTACCCGATCGTCGAGGCCGTCGAGGTGACGGTGCGCAAGCCGAACCCCCCGGTCGGCGGGGCCTGCGATCGGGCCGAAGTGACCTACAGTTGTCGGCGGGCCTGA
- a CDS encoding agmatine deiminase family protein, with protein MPPEWAPHRATWLSWPHNRETWPDELAQVERTMAEVVRLLSHSEAVYINVNDAAHERHVRQLLDEAGVSGPVRFFHIPTDDAWIRDHGAIFVVHPQRRVLAATVWGFNSWGGKYPPWDRDAQVARRMAEALQVPIFDGGMILEGGSIDTNGAGTLLTTEQCLLNPNRNPHLDRAAIEQRLKDFLGVRQVLWLGRGLEGDDTDGHVDDLTRFVAEDVVVTAVETNPHDPNYDVLQENLERLRAFRLPDGRPLQIIELPMPEPLEIAGERVPATYANFYIANGLILMPAYGDARDETAREILQRCFPERTVVPVDCRAIIRGLGALHCLTQQVPLV; from the coding sequence ATGCCGCCGGAGTGGGCCCCACACCGGGCCACCTGGCTTTCCTGGCCGCACAACCGGGAAACGTGGCCCGACGAACTGGCGCAGGTCGAGCGCACCATGGCCGAGGTCGTGCGCCTGCTCAGCCACAGCGAAGCGGTTTACATCAACGTCAACGACGCGGCGCACGAGCGGCACGTCCGGCAATTGCTCGACGAGGCCGGCGTGAGCGGCCCGGTGCGTTTCTTTCACATTCCGACCGATGACGCCTGGATCCGCGACCACGGCGCCATCTTCGTGGTGCACCCGCAGCGGCGTGTGCTGGCGGCCACCGTGTGGGGCTTCAACAGCTGGGGCGGCAAATACCCCCCCTGGGATCGGGATGCGCAGGTGGCCCGGCGTATGGCCGAAGCCCTTCAGGTGCCGATCTTCGACGGCGGCATGATCCTCGAAGGGGGATCCATCGACACGAACGGCGCCGGCACACTGCTGACCACCGAGCAGTGCCTGCTCAACCCCAATCGCAACCCCCATCTCGACCGCGCGGCCATCGAGCAGCGGCTCAAGGACTTTCTCGGCGTCCGCCAGGTGCTCTGGCTGGGACGCGGCCTGGAAGGCGACGATACCGACGGGCACGTGGACGATCTGACGCGCTTCGTGGCCGAAGACGTGGTGGTCACCGCCGTCGAAACGAACCCGCACGACCCGAACTACGACGTGCTGCAGGAAAATCTGGAGCGCCTGCGGGCGTTTCGGCTCCCGGACGGCCGTCCGCTGCAGATCATTGAATTGCCCATGCCGGAGCCGCTGGAGATTGCCGGCGAGCGCGTGCCGGCCACCTATGCGAACTTCTACATCGCCAACGGCCTGATACTCATGCCGGCCTACGGCGATGCCCGCGACGAAACGGCCCGGGAGATCCTGCAGCGGTGTTTTCCGGAGCGGACGGTCGTGCCCGTGGACTGCCGCGCCATTATCCGTGGGCTGGGCGCCCTGCACTGTCTGACGCAGCAGGTACCACTTGTCTGA